A window of the Dermatophagoides farinae isolate YC_2012a chromosome 2, ASM2471394v1, whole genome shotgun sequence genome harbors these coding sequences:
- the LOC124494783 gene encoding junctional adhesion molecule A: protein MLNFISKFFALIIFISSVHSDESPVLVKLYSKNEQTKGSDLVLTCNVAKGSKPLRFQWFKNGVELSNTGRSTIENKDIFSFFTLRNIDSNDVGNYSCVVTNKFGFDKLWIQLTVTAKPILNKFPASEINLSINSSYILPCSISSGSTSIFFEWYKDDHKKLSSTEYKIVIYDTMSSIVFKRLNSNDDTGTYTCNARNVHGTDSITTKLVIQGLIAIYYNRDLLDQ from the exons ATGctgaattttatttccaaGTTTTTCgctttgatcatttttatttcatctgTTCACAGCGATG AATCTCCAGTACTCGTTAaactttattcaaaaaatgaacaaaccaAAGGTTCAGATCTTGTGTTGACTTGTAATGTAGCCAAAGGCAGTAAACCATTACGGTTTCAATGGTTCAAAAATGGTGTTGAATTATCCAATACTGGACGATcgacaattgaaaataaagatattttctctttttttacaTTGAGAAATATCGATTCCAATGATGTGGGAAATTATTCCTGTGTTGTTACCAATAAATTCGGATTCGATAAACTTTGGATTCAACTAACGGTTACAG cCAAaccaattttgaataaatttcctGCATCTGAAATTAATCTTTCCATTAATTCATCATACATATTACCATGTTCCATTTCATCAGGATCgacatcaatattttttgaatgGTACAAAGATGATCATAAGAAATTATCTTCGACTGAATATAAAATTGTTATTTATGATACAATGTCATCGATTGTATTCAAACGTcttaattcaaatgatgataccGGAACCTATACATGTAATGCCAGGAATGTTCATGGTACTGATTCGATTACAACAAAACTTGTCATACAAGGTTTGATTGCTATTTATTATAATCGTGATTTGCTTGACCAATAG
- the LOC124489879 gene encoding LOW QUALITY PROTEIN: pro-neuregulin-1, membrane-bound isoform-like (The sequence of the model RefSeq protein was modified relative to this genomic sequence to represent the inferred CDS: substituted 1 base at 1 genomic stop codon) yields MHNLFYQKLIFSGHLHFFLLELIIILLLLCCVVKCLKTFTMFKLLLFFCISFTVIYASKDAPRISKLFSTELNQSEGSVLNIPFSVISGXTPLSFKWFKNEQELLRHRNPELSYQIKTDNFLSFLTILKLKASDSGNYSCIVGNQFGIDIQWTLLQVKESPLLLKQFAHLTSVKGSDIVFTCNVAKKSTHEVLCDLNDSCNY; encoded by the exons ATGCATAATTTGTTTTaccaaaaattaattttttctggtcatcttcatttttttctgcttgaattgattatcattttgttgttgttgtgttgtgttgtgaaatgtttaaaaacattcacaatgtttaaattgttgctgtttttctGTATTTCATTCACGGTTATTTATGCTTCAAAAG ATGCACCTCGAATTTCtaaattgttttcaacagaattgaatcaatctgAAGGATCAGTATTGAATATTCCATTTTCGGTTATCAGTGGTTGAACACCACTATCGTTCAAATGgtttaaaaatgaacaagaattACTTAGACATAGAAATCCGGAATTATCATATCAGATTAAAACAGATAATTTTCTATCATTTTTAaccattttgaaattgaaagcTTCTGATTCTGGAAATTATTCCTGTATCGTAGGCAATCAGTTTGGAATCGATATTCAATGGACATTGCTTCAAGTGAAAG AATCACCATTacttttgaaacaatttgcTCATTTAACTTCGGTAAAAGGATCAGATATAGTGTTCACTTGTAATGTGGCCAAAAAGTCAACACATGAAGTGTTGTGTGATTTAAATGATAGTTGTAATTattaa